The region CTTTCTACCCAAATATCTCCACCATATCTTTCGATGACCTTTTTTACTATGTATAGGCCAAGTCCTGTATTTCCGGTAGTTCCATGAGTGAAATTTTCATCAAAAATTTTATCGATTACATCATTGTCAATACCGTTTCCATAATCTCTTACACTAATTTGACAATGGTCACTTTTATCAGTTATGACAAATCTCATTTTTTCAGTATTGCCATGTTTAATTGCATTTCTTATAAGATTGTCAAATATAGAATAAATTGCTTCATCCGCTACAATATCTCCATTACCAATGATGTTAAATTCGATCGGATAATTGGAACTTACGTCTTCTATAACTTCACGAACATGGTAAACATCAAGATTTCCACCTTTAGAAATCGTATACTCCAGATTTTTCATATCGTTAACTAATTTTATACTTGCTTCAACCGACATCGTTGCTTTATCAAGATAATTAAAATCATTTTTTTCCTTTGATAGATATATTGCCATTTGAATGACATTTAGGAAATTCAATACATCATGTCTCAATATCTTGTTAATTACATACAAAAAATCTTTTATTTCTGTTTGGCGCAGTTCTATCTTTTTTCTCTCATCTATGGAATGGATTATTATTACGTACCCACTAATTTTTTCAGGATCTTCCTTTATTGGAGAAACACTAAGTTCAACAAAAACCTTGTTGTGATTAGCGGAAATAAACAGCATTTCTTTGTTCTTCAGGGGATATTGAGATCTATGTTCAGAAACCCTGAACGTTTCATTATCAGTGTCCTGTATTATTTCTTCAAAATACAATACCTCATCTACCGGTCTATCAATCATATCCTTTTCATTTCCGGTAAAAGAAATTGCATTTTGGTTTGTTAACACAACATTGAAATTTGCATCTGTTACAATTACGGGATCTGTTATATTTTGTAGTGTAACTCTGAATCTCTCGATTTGGTATTCTAAGTCCCGATTTGTTTTTACAAGATCGCGTTGAGTATTTACCAACTCATTATTCAGCTGCGAAATTTGGTTATAGATTTCATTGTCATCCATGATTATCCTAGTACTAAACATATTTCATTAATTCGTTTACTTTATTGAAATGAATGGCGACTACAAATTGATCTGTAACCACCTATCTTTTCTTCACATATTTCTATATGTTTTTCGTTATCAACCATTATTTTATCAAGATTTGAGAAGAATGAATCTATGTCTTTATCGGCAATTACTTCATCTACTGATTTAAAAACTTTTACCATTTTTATCGATAAATACGCTTTTCGTGCTAGTTTCAGGTACTTTAAAATTTCCTGAAAAATTTCCGGTACATCCAGTCCTTTAAAATCAATATCTTCTTCAGGGAGGCCGGGAGGTTTTTTATCCGGAAAAGCTTTGCCGATTTCTTCAAACCACTTGGCAAGTAAATTCACGTGTTTTTCTGTAGCAATTGCCATCATTTCTAATTCTTCATCTGAATTATCATCGATTTCGATGAGTGCTTCCCATATGCTTAATTGAACCATTTCCGTTTCTATCCAGTAGAATTTTTCAAGCATTGAGATGAGTGCTTTTTCTTCTCCTATAGTCATCAAACCATCCTGCACATTTTGGCATATGAAAACCACTTACATTGACCTAACAAATTGAAGGATATTTCATTCAAACAATTCATTTGCTACTTCCATGGATTGTTGTGCATCTGGAGCGCTAAGATCTGCACCGACCTTTTCCCATAAATCAGGGTCTATGTTAAAAGGATGCCCTCCTACCATGATTTTTGTATCATCTAAGTCTTTTGACCGTCTCAGGTCTTCAATCAGGTTCTTTAGCTTATGGACATTGATCGAAAGAGTGGCAGAAATAATAACCAATTGAGCATTTGTATCTTTGACCATCTGAATTATGCTTGATGCGGGTGTGT is a window of Methanohalophilus mahii DSM 5219 DNA encoding:
- a CDS encoding ATP-binding protein, translating into MDDNEIYNQISQLNNELVNTQRDLVKTNRDLEYQIERFRVTLQNITDPVIVTDANFNVVLTNQNAISFTGNEKDMIDRPVDEVLYFEEIIQDTDNETFRVSEHRSQYPLKNKEMLFISANHNKVFVELSVSPIKEDPEKISGYVIIIHSIDERKKIELRQTEIKDFLYVINKILRHDVLNFLNVIQMAIYLSKEKNDFNYLDKATMSVEASIKLVNDMKNLEYTISKGGNLDVYHVREVIEDVSSNYPIEFNIIGNGDIVADEAIYSIFDNLIRNAIKHGNTEKMRFVITDKSDHCQISVRDYGNGIDNDVIDKIFDENFTHGTTGNTGLGLYIVKKVIERYGGDIWVESEKEKGTIFTIKIPGPN